In Duganella zoogloeoides, a single genomic region encodes these proteins:
- a CDS encoding efflux RND transporter periplasmic adaptor subunit has translation MTKRMLIMVGCVILLVAALAFGKYLQIQKLIASSPKPGAQTVTAIKVAASEWQPQISAVGTLAPVRGVDVTTEIAGLVRKVNFKSGDEVKAGQVLFELNAESDQAQLRSLQAAADLAATTLKRDKLQLGAQAISQAQVDNSEAELKSRQALAAQQQALVNKKTIRAPFAGKLGITAVNPGQYLNPGDTLVTLQTIDTVYVDFYVPQKQVAELSVGQKLKLTSDGYPGVSFAAKVTAISPKVDAATRNVQVQATVPNQKRQLLPGMFANVSLEQGALKKYLTLPQTAITYNPYGSTVFVLAQGTGKDAPKDDKGNAQLIAQQVFVTTGPTRGDQVAVLTGVKEGQTVVTSGQLKLKNGTPAVINNRVQPANSPNPTPQEQ, from the coding sequence ATGACCAAGCGTATGCTCATCATGGTTGGATGCGTGATCTTGCTGGTCGCCGCGCTGGCGTTCGGCAAATATCTGCAGATACAAAAACTGATCGCCAGCTCGCCCAAGCCGGGAGCGCAAACGGTCACCGCGATCAAGGTCGCGGCGTCCGAATGGCAGCCGCAGATCAGCGCCGTGGGTACGCTGGCGCCGGTGCGCGGCGTCGATGTCACCACCGAAATCGCCGGCCTGGTCCGCAAGGTCAATTTCAAGTCGGGCGACGAGGTCAAAGCCGGCCAGGTGCTGTTCGAACTCAATGCCGAATCGGACCAGGCGCAATTGCGTTCACTGCAGGCCGCGGCCGACCTGGCCGCCACCACGCTCAAGCGCGACAAGCTGCAACTGGGGGCGCAGGCGATCAGCCAGGCGCAAGTCGATAACAGCGAGGCGGAACTGAAAAGCCGGCAGGCGCTCGCTGCACAGCAGCAGGCGCTGGTCAACAAGAAAACCATCCGCGCGCCGTTCGCCGGCAAGCTGGGCATCACCGCCGTCAACCCGGGCCAGTACCTGAACCCCGGCGACACGCTGGTCACGCTGCAAACCATCGATACCGTGTATGTCGATTTCTACGTGCCGCAAAAGCAGGTGGCCGAACTGTCGGTGGGCCAGAAGCTCAAGCTCACCAGCGACGGTTATCCGGGCGTGTCGTTCGCTGCGAAAGTAACCGCCATCAGCCCCAAGGTCGATGCGGCCACGCGCAACGTGCAGGTTCAGGCCACGGTGCCCAACCAGAAACGCCAGCTGCTGCCCGGCATGTTCGCCAACGTGAGCCTGGAGCAGGGCGCGCTGAAAAAATACCTGACCTTGCCGCAGACGGCAATTACCTATAATCCTTACGGCTCCACCGTGTTCGTGCTGGCGCAGGGCACCGGCAAGGATGCACCGAAAGACGACAAGGGCAATGCGCAACTGATCGCGCAGCAGGTGTTCGTCACCACCGGCCCCACGCGCGGCGACCAGGTGGCCGTGCTCACCGGCGTCAAGGAAGGCCAGACCGTGGTCACTAGCGGCCAGCTCAAACTGAAGAACGGCACGCCGGCGGTGATCAACAACCGCGTGCAGCCGGCCAACAGTCCGAACCCCACGCCGCAGGAACAGTGA
- a CDS encoding efflux RND transporter permease subunit has translation MNFTDIFIKRPVLATVVSLLIVVLGLRSLFSLPVNQYPKTQNAVVTISTTYYGADAATVAGFITQPLEAAIAQAQGIDYLSSSSNSGVSTITATLQLNYDSNRALTEITTQVNSVRNQLPAQAQQPVMSVQMGQTTDAMYMGFYSDTLPTNNVTDYLARVVKPKLDSIDGVQTAELLGARQFALRAWLDADKMAAHGVTAAEVSAALAANNYLAGLGASKGQMVTVPLTAGTDLHTVEEFKALAVRQSGGAIVRLEDIANVTLGSENYDFNVAFSGVRSVFVGIKVAPDANILDVAERVRKVFPSIREQLPAGLTGEIVYDSTEFINTSIVEVVHTLVEALIIVTVVIYLFLGSLRAVIVPVIAMPLSLIGTFFVMLMFGYSINLLTLLAIVLAIGLVVDDAIIVVENVDRHMKEGMKPYDAAIQAARELGSPILAMTVVLIAVYVPIGFQGGLTGALFTEFAFTLAGAVAVSGIVALTLSPMMCARFFNEHQDEGRFVKFIDRTFAKVHDGYLRVLHQLLETWAVLIVLGVILTGLLGVMFAMSQSELAPEEDQGIVLAQVVGAPTATSDQMQAYAKEIFEISKSLPEYDQMFQITGVPTTNAGIGGVLFKPWDKRSRSAHEIQQELQQRWGNVAGGRVAAFQFPALPGSSGLPVQFVITTTEPFENLNTVAQAVLDKATKEGKFYFADVDLKIDSPQAKVDVDRDKLATLGLTQQDFGNAMAAALGGGYVNYFSIAGRSYKVIPQVRQVDRLNPSDVLNFHIKTPSGAMIPASTVASISYSVQPESVTRFQQLNSATISGVSGASQGEILEYLRNAVAEVAPSGYTIDYAGSSRQFMNESGGFGLTMGFAVVIVFLALAAQFESFRDPIVILFSVPMALFGAMMFIFLGFASINIYTQVGLVTLMGLISKHGILIVEVANHLREAGKTKREAIEEAAATRLRPILMTTAAMVFGVVPLVIASGAGAAGRHAMGLVIFTGLSIGTLFTLFVVPAMYMFLAGEHKAAPQKSGPEPAGTVQHAPG, from the coding sequence ATGAACTTTACCGACATCTTCATCAAACGGCCGGTGCTGGCCACCGTGGTCAGCCTGCTGATCGTGGTGCTGGGACTGCGCTCGTTGTTCAGCCTTCCGGTCAACCAGTATCCGAAGACGCAAAACGCGGTGGTCACCATCTCCACCACGTACTACGGGGCCGACGCTGCCACCGTTGCCGGCTTCATCACCCAGCCGCTGGAAGCGGCCATCGCCCAGGCGCAGGGGATCGACTACCTGTCGTCGTCGTCCAACAGCGGCGTATCCACGATTACCGCCACGCTGCAGCTGAACTACGACTCGAACCGGGCGCTGACCGAGATCACCACGCAGGTAAACTCGGTACGCAACCAGTTGCCGGCGCAGGCGCAGCAGCCGGTGATGAGCGTGCAGATGGGGCAAACCACCGACGCCATGTACATGGGCTTTTACAGCGACACGCTGCCCACCAATAATGTCACCGACTACCTGGCGCGCGTGGTCAAACCCAAGCTCGATTCGATCGACGGCGTGCAGACCGCCGAATTACTGGGCGCGCGCCAGTTCGCGCTGCGCGCCTGGCTCGACGCCGACAAGATGGCCGCCCACGGCGTCACCGCCGCCGAGGTCAGCGCCGCGCTGGCGGCGAATAACTACCTGGCCGGCCTCGGCGCCTCCAAGGGGCAGATGGTGACGGTGCCACTTACCGCCGGCACCGACCTGCACACGGTGGAGGAATTCAAGGCGCTGGCCGTGCGCCAGAGCGGCGGCGCCATCGTGCGTTTGGAAGACATCGCCAACGTTACGCTGGGGTCCGAGAACTACGACTTCAACGTGGCGTTCAGCGGCGTGCGATCGGTATTCGTCGGCATCAAGGTAGCGCCTGACGCCAACATCCTCGACGTGGCCGAGCGCGTGCGCAAGGTGTTCCCTTCAATCCGCGAGCAGCTGCCGGCGGGGCTCACCGGCGAAATCGTGTACGACTCCACGGAGTTCATCAACACGTCCATCGTCGAGGTGGTGCACACGCTGGTGGAAGCGCTGATCATCGTCACGGTGGTGATCTACCTGTTCCTGGGCAGTTTGCGCGCAGTGATCGTGCCGGTGATCGCCATGCCGCTCTCGCTGATCGGCACCTTCTTCGTGATGCTGATGTTCGGCTATTCGATCAACCTGCTCACGCTGCTGGCCATCGTGCTGGCCATCGGCCTGGTGGTCGATGACGCCATCATCGTGGTGGAAAATGTCGATCGTCACATGAAGGAAGGCATGAAACCGTACGACGCCGCCATCCAGGCCGCGCGCGAACTCGGTAGTCCCATCCTGGCCATGACGGTGGTGCTGATCGCCGTGTACGTGCCGATCGGCTTCCAGGGCGGGTTGACCGGCGCGCTGTTTACGGAATTCGCGTTCACGCTGGCCGGTGCGGTGGCGGTGTCCGGCATCGTCGCGCTCACGCTCTCGCCCATGATGTGCGCGCGGTTCTTCAACGAGCACCAGGACGAGGGCAGGTTCGTCAAGTTCATCGACCGCACCTTCGCAAAAGTCCACGACGGCTACCTACGCGTGCTGCACCAGCTGCTCGAAACCTGGGCGGTGCTGATCGTGCTGGGCGTAATCCTCACCGGGCTGCTGGGCGTAATGTTTGCCATGTCGCAGTCGGAACTGGCGCCCGAGGAAGACCAGGGCATCGTGCTGGCGCAGGTGGTGGGCGCGCCTACCGCCACGTCGGACCAGATGCAGGCGTATGCGAAAGAGATTTTCGAGATATCGAAATCGCTGCCCGAGTATGACCAGATGTTCCAGATCACGGGCGTACCGACCACCAATGCGGGCATCGGCGGGGTGCTGTTCAAGCCGTGGGACAAGCGTTCGCGCTCGGCGCATGAGATCCAGCAGGAGCTGCAACAGCGCTGGGGCAACGTGGCCGGTGGCCGCGTGGCGGCGTTCCAGTTCCCGGCGCTGCCGGGCAGCTCAGGTCTGCCGGTGCAGTTCGTGATCACCACCACCGAGCCGTTCGAGAACCTCAACACGGTGGCGCAGGCGGTGCTCGACAAGGCCACCAAGGAAGGTAAATTCTATTTTGCCGACGTCGATCTGAAAATCGACTCGCCGCAGGCCAAGGTCGATGTGGACCGCGACAAGCTGGCCACTCTGGGCTTAACGCAACAGGACTTCGGCAACGCCATGGCGGCCGCGCTGGGCGGCGGCTACGTCAACTACTTCTCGATCGCGGGGCGCTCGTACAAGGTGATCCCGCAGGTGCGCCAGGTGGATCGCTTGAATCCATCCGATGTGCTCAACTTCCACATCAAGACGCCGTCCGGTGCGATGATACCGGCCAGTACCGTCGCCAGCATCTCGTACAGCGTGCAGCCGGAATCGGTCACCCGCTTCCAGCAGCTCAATTCCGCCACCATCTCGGGCGTGTCAGGCGCGTCGCAGGGCGAGATCCTCGAATACCTGCGCAATGCCGTGGCCGAGGTGGCGCCGTCGGGCTACACCATCGACTACGCCGGCTCGTCGCGCCAGTTCATGAACGAGTCGGGCGGATTCGGTCTGACCATGGGCTTCGCGGTGGTGATCGTGTTCCTGGCGCTGGCCGCACAGTTCGAGAGCTTCCGCGATCCGATCGTGATATTGTTCTCGGTGCCGATGGCGCTGTTCGGCGCGATGATGTTCATCTTCCTCGGCTTCGCCTCGATCAACATCTATACGCAGGTGGGGCTGGTGACCCTGATGGGACTGATCTCCAAGCACGGCATCCTGATCGTGGAGGTGGCCAACCACCTGCGCGAGGCCGGCAAGACCAAGCGCGAGGCCATCGAGGAAGCCGCCGCCACACGCTTACGGCCCATCCTGATGACCACGGCGGCCATGGTGTTCGGCGTGGTGCCGCTGGTGATTGCATCGGGCGCCGGCGCGGCCGGCCGCCATGCAATGGGACTGGTGATCTTTACCGGGCTGTCGATCGGCACCTTGTTTACGCTGTTCGTGGTGCCGGCGATGTATATGTTCCTGGCCGGGGAGCACAAGGCGGCGCCGCAAAAGAGCGGCCCCGAGCCGGCTGGAACAGTTCAACACGCGCCGGGATAA
- a CDS encoding GGDEF domain-containing protein, translating into MPIPDSRNNRDSPFAWLSDRRKRSKEEVILIIMCALSIPSILPFGLYRLWQGAWLSAAVDLALVLAMLSVIVHVWHTGRYKLASLGVTLFYSAGMLATIYLRGLALVYWVYPTMIAAFFMLRPKVALGINSVSLLVLVAFLLPQMEMLNLLTVVVTISLVNLFAYIFSHRTGLQNRELHIEAERDFLTGVGNRRAFDSKLACYAAERRPQPEACLLLLDLDHFKQVNDQHGHPAGDEVLRRLCDVLRHHTRVTDEIFRYGGEEFAIIANGAGLRAAGKLAETLRSAVAAAPLLDGQPITASIGVAPMPRGGVASEWLEQADRMLYAAKEGGRNAVRVAGVVEERR; encoded by the coding sequence GTGCCGATACCAGATTCGAGAAACAACAGGGACAGCCCGTTCGCTTGGCTGTCCGACCGTCGCAAGCGCAGCAAGGAAGAGGTCATCCTGATCATCATGTGCGCGCTGAGCATCCCCAGCATCCTGCCGTTCGGCCTGTACCGGCTGTGGCAGGGGGCCTGGTTGTCGGCAGCGGTGGACCTGGCGCTGGTGCTGGCCATGCTGTCGGTGATCGTGCACGTGTGGCACACGGGCCGCTACAAGCTGGCCAGCCTGGGCGTGACGCTGTTTTACTCGGCCGGCATGCTGGCCACGATCTACCTGCGCGGGTTGGCGCTGGTCTACTGGGTGTATCCCACCATGATCGCGGCGTTTTTCATGTTGCGGCCAAAGGTGGCGCTGGGCATCAACAGCGTATCGCTGCTGGTGCTGGTGGCCTTTCTGCTGCCTCAGATGGAGATGCTCAACCTGCTCACGGTGGTGGTGACGATTTCGCTGGTCAACCTGTTCGCCTACATCTTCTCGCACCGCACCGGCCTGCAGAACCGCGAACTGCATATCGAGGCCGAGCGCGACTTCCTCACCGGCGTGGGCAACCGCCGCGCGTTCGACAGCAAGCTGGCCTGCTACGCAGCCGAGCGCCGTCCGCAACCGGAGGCTTGCCTGCTGCTGCTCGACCTCGACCACTTCAAGCAGGTCAACGACCAGCACGGCCATCCGGCCGGCGACGAAGTGCTGCGCCGCCTGTGCGACGTGCTGCGCCACCACACCCGCGTGACCGACGAGATATTCCGCTACGGCGGCGAAGAATTCGCCATCATCGCCAACGGCGCCGGCCTGCGCGCAGCCGGCAAGCTGGCGGAGACCCTGCGCAGCGCAGTCGCCGCCGCACCGCTGCTCGACGGCCAGCCGATCACCGCGTCGATCGGCGTGGCCCCGATGCCGCGCGGCGGCGTTGCATCGGAGTGGCTGGAGCAGGCGGACCGGATGCTGTATGCGGCCAAGGAGGGTGGGCGCAATGCGGTGCGGGTGGCGGGGGTAGTGGAGGAGCGCAGGTGA
- a CDS encoding serine hydrolase domain-containing protein yields MSRLIIATGVVLVVAAGGALSLIGRPPELLRVGASYGAKIVCSNVFIAHRDPQAVLADDVQAPGHPLLKYLRVRVDQQNKTVHADFLGIVGKGLAVYRPGTGCAAVPDGDLAQANQYQYTPMRIWSASPNVPWPTGSMTDTVPAVQAAVNDDALAGPGMRGLVVIHRGRLVAQRYGAGFGVSTPLLGWSMTKTVTAALVGIEIGKGNLAPERKGFWPEPADPRAQVTLAQLMSMTSGLQFNEAYGDVSDVTRMLYLEPDMAAYAAAQPLAHAPGTHWNYSSGSTVLLSRIWQRAAAGPNMPVKPMTGATAIGVLALPHDQLFAPLGMSSALIEADARGTLVGSSYMYASTQDWARFGQFLLQDGVWQGKRILPAGFVASMQAVAPASGGQYGQGQVWRQGPSSGQNADGPFGLPADTYWMHGHDGQSIAVVPSRQLVVVRLGLTPRALQYRPQALLAAVVKQVDAMPAPVMNPKGAPDLDPDDDEG; encoded by the coding sequence GTGTCCCGCCTGATCATTGCCACCGGCGTCGTGCTGGTGGTGGCCGCCGGTGGTGCGTTATCCCTGATCGGGCGTCCGCCCGAACTGCTGCGCGTAGGCGCCAGTTACGGCGCCAAGATCGTCTGCTCCAACGTGTTCATCGCCCACCGCGATCCGCAGGCCGTGCTGGCCGACGACGTGCAGGCGCCCGGCCATCCGCTGCTCAAGTATTTGCGGGTGCGGGTGGACCAGCAGAACAAAACTGTCCATGCCGACTTCCTCGGCATCGTCGGCAAAGGCCTCGCCGTGTACCGCCCCGGCACCGGCTGCGCCGCCGTGCCGGACGGCGACCTGGCCCAGGCCAACCAGTACCAATACACGCCGATGCGTATCTGGAGCGCCTCCCCCAACGTGCCCTGGCCTACCGGCTCGATGACCGACACCGTGCCGGCCGTGCAGGCAGCGGTCAACGACGACGCGCTGGCCGGCCCCGGCATGCGCGGCCTGGTGGTAATCCATCGCGGCCGGCTGGTGGCGCAGCGCTACGGCGCCGGCTTCGGCGTCTCCACTCCATTATTGGGCTGGTCGATGACCAAGACCGTGACGGCGGCGCTGGTGGGCATCGAGATCGGCAAGGGCAACCTGGCGCCGGAACGCAAGGGCTTCTGGCCCGAACCCGCCGATCCGCGCGCGCAGGTCACGCTGGCGCAATTGATGTCGATGACGTCCGGCCTGCAATTCAACGAAGCGTATGGCGACGTCTCGGATGTCACGCGCATGCTGTACCTGGAGCCGGACATGGCGGCCTACGCCGCCGCGCAACCGCTGGCGCACGCACCGGGCACGCACTGGAATTATTCGAGCGGCAGCACGGTGCTGTTGTCACGCATCTGGCAGCGCGCAGCGGCCGGACCGAATATGCCGGTCAAGCCGATGACCGGGGCGACCGCCATCGGCGTGCTGGCCCTGCCGCATGACCAGCTGTTCGCGCCGCTGGGCATGAGCAGCGCCCTGATCGAAGCCGACGCACGCGGCACCCTGGTCGGTTCGAGCTATATGTACGCGAGCACCCAGGACTGGGCGCGCTTCGGCCAATTCCTGCTGCAGGACGGCGTATGGCAAGGCAAGCGGATTTTGCCGGCGGGGTTCGTGGCATCGATGCAGGCGGTGGCGCCGGCGTCCGGCGGCCAGTACGGCCAGGGCCAGGTGTGGCGCCAGGGACCGTCGTCAGGACAAAACGCGGACGGCCCGTTCGGCCTGCCGGCAGACACCTACTGGATGCACGGCCACGACGGCCAGTCGATCGCCGTCGTGCCGTCGCGCCAGCTGGTGGTGGTGCGCCTGGGACTGACACCGCGCGCGTTGCAGTACCGGCCGCAGGCGTTGCTGGCGGCGGTGGTGAAGCAGGTGGATGCAATGCCGGCGCCTGTGATGAATCCGAAAGGGGCGCCGGACCTGGATCCGGACGATGATGAGGGCTGA
- the rrtA gene encoding rhombosortase, which yields MAAWLEFDRHAILAGQVWRLWTGHLVHYSAQHAVIDLATALVAALIATQSFGARRILCALALGAPFISIGLLLTAPDCAHYRGASGLAVLLAVMAGAGLWQQARGSHVAMVRAVLVLLAVALAIKIAAEAHGFPLGASDLPLDVMVAWQAHLLGAVAGMAAVALLRACGRCVRRTM from the coding sequence ATGGCGGCATGGCTGGAGTTCGACCGCCACGCCATCCTGGCCGGCCAGGTTTGGCGCCTGTGGACCGGGCACCTGGTCCACTACTCGGCGCAGCACGCGGTGATCGACCTCGCCACCGCGCTGGTGGCGGCCCTGATTGCCACGCAGTCGTTCGGTGCGCGCCGGATATTGTGCGCGCTGGCGCTGGGTGCCCCCTTTATCTCCATCGGCCTGCTGCTCACCGCGCCCGATTGCGCGCACTATCGCGGCGCTTCCGGCCTGGCCGTGCTATTGGCCGTGATGGCCGGCGCCGGCCTGTGGCAGCAAGCGCGCGGTAGCCATGTTGCGATGGTCCGCGCTGTGCTTGTCCTGCTGGCGGTGGCATTGGCCATCAAGATCGCCGCCGAGGCGCACGGCTTCCCGCTGGGCGCCTCGGACCTGCCGCTGGACGTGATGGTGGCCTGGCAGGCGCACCTGCTGGGCGCCGTGGCCGGTATGGCGGCAGTCGCGCTGCTGCGCGCGTGTGGCCGTTGTGTTCGCAGGACGATGTAG
- the rhlP gene encoding rhombotarget lipoprotein (RhlP (RHombo-target LipoProtein) is a family of predicted lipoproteins that, in general, co-occurs with a form of rhombosortase, and that has an apparent cleavage site for that enzyme, a GlyGly motif, near the C-terminus.), whose translation MRLIQSIIVLIASIALAGCASWHNPRGATQSASLVDYLYPDAKQPPAMAPTVVKLRPPVRVGIAFAPGKTGTDNLSEAQRLRLLERVKASFSQHEYIGKIEVIPSQYMRAKGGFANLEQVARMFDVEVVALLSYDQVQFNDANALSVLYWTIIGAYVINGEQYDVQTMVDAAVFDVQSRKLLFRAPGTSQVKGSAPLAGFGDKARAARVDGYDKAVDQLIPQLQAQLDGFRERVKNDAGYQVENKAGYKSAGALGWVSLALIALLAGMAVVVRRRA comes from the coding sequence ATGCGCCTCATACAATCGATCATCGTCCTCATCGCCTCCATCGCCCTCGCCGGCTGCGCCTCCTGGCATAACCCGCGGGGCGCCACCCAATCGGCCAGCCTGGTCGATTACCTGTACCCGGATGCCAAGCAGCCGCCGGCGATGGCGCCGACCGTCGTCAAACTGCGCCCGCCGGTAAGGGTGGGCATCGCCTTCGCTCCCGGTAAAACCGGCACCGACAACCTCTCCGAAGCGCAGCGCCTGCGCCTGCTGGAGCGCGTCAAGGCGTCGTTCTCGCAGCACGAGTACATCGGCAAGATCGAGGTCATCCCGTCGCAGTACATGCGCGCCAAGGGCGGCTTCGCCAACCTGGAACAAGTGGCCCGCATGTTCGATGTGGAAGTGGTGGCCCTGCTCTCCTATGACCAGGTGCAGTTCAACGACGCCAACGCGCTGTCGGTACTGTACTGGACCATCATCGGCGCGTACGTGATCAATGGCGAACAGTACGACGTGCAAACCATGGTCGATGCGGCCGTCTTCGACGTGCAAAGCCGCAAGCTGTTATTCCGCGCACCGGGCACCAGCCAGGTCAAGGGCAGCGCCCCGCTGGCCGGCTTCGGCGACAAGGCCCGCGCCGCGCGCGTGGACGGCTACGACAAGGCAGTGGACCAGCTGATCCCGCAGTTGCAGGCGCAGCTCGACGGTTTCCGCGAACGCGTCAAGAACGACGCGGGCTACCAGGTCGAGAACAAGGCCGGCTACAAGAGTGCCGGCGCGCTGGGCTGGGTCAGCCTCGCGCTGATCGCGCTGCTGGCCGGCATGGCGGTTGTGGTTCGCCGCCGCGCCTGA
- a CDS encoding TonB-dependent receptor gives MQHAPQLRALPLLLAAAFYTTHSHAEDAADAGADKPMQQVEVTAAHLKSARIDLSPNVGTTIYTIDRHMIDQLGQGDNTPFNEVLLRLPGVSQDSKASGSIHVRDDHANVQYRVNGVQLPESISGFGQSIDTRFVQQTDFITGALPAQFGLRTAGIVDIQTKEGTTKPGGRIGMLAGTNNHYEPSAEFFGTQGAFNYYLSGSYLKSDMGIENPLPTRDALHNQTKQAKSFGALSYFLDDQTRLGLMFGTYNGRFQIPNNPDQAPAFSLTGQSDAGAGTTNAPSSQLDQKQREVNRFVVLSLQKSLGDLNYQVSAFHQYSELHYTPDALGDLIYNGVGSNTLRSNSASGAQFDASYKLNPEHTLRAGLSYARQNTRSDNSVAVFDTNSDGTQASTDPRTIIDNSRQTGKLSSVYLQDEWHIAAPLTLNYGIRYDKVQAFINEQQWSPRVNLAWQVGKDTALHAGYSRYFTPPPQELAAQESINKYAGTTNAPEVGVSDNVRAERTNYFDVGVSHKVNAELTVTADAYYKKIHNMLDEGQFGQALILSPFNYERGFAKGVELSAIYSQAHWGGFLNLTTQQAKAQNIVSGQSLFGADELDYISNHYIHVDHDQTYTVSGGAHYHWGDSQISSDFLYGSGLRTTPDGAAPNSGHLPSYTTVNLALTHHWKQTGAGDIEGRLAVINLFDKSYLLRDGSGVGVGAPQYGTRRSLYAGLSTSF, from the coding sequence ATGCAACACGCCCCTCAACTGCGCGCCCTGCCACTGCTGCTGGCCGCCGCTTTCTACACCACCCATTCCCACGCCGAAGACGCGGCAGATGCAGGCGCCGACAAGCCGATGCAACAAGTGGAAGTGACCGCAGCGCACCTGAAAAGCGCACGCATCGACCTGTCGCCCAACGTGGGCACCACCATCTACACGATCGACCGCCACATGATCGACCAGCTGGGCCAGGGCGACAACACGCCATTCAACGAAGTGCTGCTGCGCCTGCCCGGCGTGAGCCAGGATTCCAAGGCATCCGGCTCGATCCACGTGCGCGACGACCACGCCAACGTGCAGTACCGCGTCAATGGCGTGCAGCTGCCGGAAAGCATCAGCGGCTTCGGCCAGTCGATCGACACGCGCTTCGTGCAGCAGACCGACTTCATTACCGGCGCGCTGCCGGCGCAATTCGGCCTGCGCACGGCCGGCATCGTCGATATCCAGACCAAGGAAGGCACGACCAAGCCGGGTGGGCGCATCGGCATGCTGGCCGGCACCAACAACCACTACGAACCGAGCGCCGAATTCTTCGGCACCCAGGGCGCCTTCAACTACTACCTGTCAGGCAGCTACCTGAAAAGCGACATGGGCATCGAAAACCCGCTGCCCACGCGCGACGCCCTGCACAACCAGACCAAACAGGCCAAGTCGTTCGGCGCACTGTCGTACTTCCTCGACGACCAGACCCGCCTGGGCCTGATGTTCGGCACCTATAACGGCCGTTTCCAGATCCCGAACAACCCGGACCAGGCGCCGGCGTTTTCGCTCACCGGCCAGAGCGACGCTGGCGCCGGCACCACCAACGCGCCGTCGTCGCAGCTGGACCAGAAGCAGCGCGAAGTGAACCGCTTCGTGGTGCTGTCGCTGCAAAAAAGCCTGGGCGACCTCAATTACCAGGTGTCGGCCTTCCACCAGTACTCGGAACTGCACTACACGCCGGACGCGCTGGGCGACCTGATTTACAACGGCGTCGGTTCCAACACGCTGCGCTCCAACTCGGCCAGCGGTGCGCAGTTCGATGCCAGCTACAAGCTCAATCCCGAGCACACGCTGCGCGCCGGCCTGTCGTATGCACGCCAGAACACCCGCAGCGACAATTCGGTGGCGGTGTTCGACACCAACAGCGACGGCACCCAGGCATCCACCGATCCACGCACCATCATCGACAACAGCCGCCAGACCGGCAAGCTCTCGAGCGTGTACCTGCAGGACGAATGGCATATCGCCGCGCCGCTCACGCTGAACTACGGCATCCGCTACGACAAGGTGCAGGCCTTCATCAACGAACAGCAATGGAGCCCGCGCGTCAATCTCGCCTGGCAGGTGGGCAAGGACACGGCGCTGCACGCCGGCTACTCGCGCTACTTCACGCCGCCGCCGCAGGAGCTGGCCGCGCAGGAAAGCATCAACAAGTACGCCGGCACCACCAACGCGCCGGAAGTAGGTGTGTCGGACAATGTGCGCGCCGAGCGCACCAATTACTTCGACGTGGGCGTGAGCCACAAGGTGAACGCCGAGCTGACCGTGACCGCCGACGCCTACTACAAGAAGATCCACAACATGCTCGACGAAGGCCAGTTCGGCCAGGCGCTGATCCTCTCGCCATTCAACTATGAGCGCGGTTTTGCCAAGGGCGTGGAACTGTCGGCGATCTACAGCCAGGCCCACTGGGGCGGCTTCCTCAACCTGACCACGCAGCAGGCCAAGGCGCAGAACATCGTCTCGGGCCAGTCGCTGTTCGGCGCGGACGAACTCGATTACATCAGCAACCACTACATCCACGTCGATCACGACCAGACCTACACGGTATCGGGCGGCGCCCATTACCACTGGGGCGATTCGCAGATCAGCAGCGACTTCCTGTACGGCAGCGGCCTGCGCACCACGCCGGACGGCGCAGCGCCCAACTCGGGCCACCTGCCGTCGTACACCACGGTCAACCTGGCGCTCACCCACCACTGGAAGCAGACCGGCGCTGGCGACATCGAGGGCCGCCTCGCGGTGATCAACCTGTTCGACAAATCCTACCTGCTGCGCGACGGTTCCGGCGTGGGCGTGGGGGCGCCGCAGTACGGCACGCGGCGTTCGCTGTACGCCGGGTTGTCGACGAGTTTTTAA